In Populus trichocarpa isolate Nisqually-1 chromosome 7, P.trichocarpa_v4.1, whole genome shotgun sequence, the following proteins share a genomic window:
- the LOC7469577 gene encoding rab GTPase-activating protein 22 isoform X5, whose protein sequence is MSGGEREEKQWKCGKAIAVANLQRVGTMVRDIGEPCLSQSPIKVVILVGRMLKPEKWQSTFDSNGKVSCFRKALKLIVLGGVDPSIRPQVWEFLLGCYTLGTTAEYRRQLRTARRERYRDLIEQCQKMHSSIGTGALAFAVGSKVMDMRTPSKDDGRGEEATVKSRQTSVDVTNSLENYSDWNNNCTDTACTCAGQSSSDSAGLVSVRGSSDSAAHDSSCFIPTSGPLNSDSPKRGGEAHGSDGEPSNHASPQKKSEIELVHQEDHEPVLQSNNLGDEKEIVDKLRIADVPETPLLNGTTSNGGVAGENRVSEWLWTLHRIVVDVVRTDSHLEFYEDKRNLARMSDILAVYAWVDPATGYCQGMSDLLSPFVVLFEDNADAFWCFEMLLRRMRENFQMEGPTGVMKQLQALWHILELTDKEMFAHLSRIGAESLHFAFRMLMVLFRRELSFSEALRMWEMMWAADFDESVVCDLEENCLDALLLNVPRDCEGDTREESIENSDGSSRDGSQSKHGNVEHLTSDNTGMKSASAYNFCGFTKNFWSRNDRMQITNAISSTKNGDDELPVFCVAAILIMNRQKIIKETRSIDDMIKIFNDRLLKIHVKRCIRTATKLRKKYFYKLIKSKNPVVQNGE, encoded by the exons atgtcCGGTggtgagagagaggagaagcaATGGAAATGTGGAAAAGCGATTGCGGTGGCGAATTTACAGAGAGTAGGAACAATGGTGAGGGATATAGGAGAGCCTTGTCTTTCACAATCACCTATAAAGGTTGTTATACTT GTAGGAAGAATGCTTAAGCCGGAGAAGTGGCAATCGACTTTTGATAGTAATGGAAAGGTTTCATGTTTTCGGAAAGCGCTGAAGTTGATTGTTTTAGGG GGTGTGGATCCATCTATTAGGCCACAAGTTTGGGAGTTTCTACTTGGCTGTTATACACTGGGAACCACTGCTGAGTACCGGAGGCAGCTGAGGACAGCACGAAG GGAACGCTACAGAGACCTCATCGAGCAATGCCAAAAAATGCATTCAAGTATAGGAACCGGTGCCCTTGCGTTTGCTGTGGGGTCCAAAGTTATGGATATGAGGACACCATCCAAGGATGATGGGAGAGGGGAAGAAGCTACTGTCAAAAGTAGACAAACCTCTGTAGATGTTACTAACAGCTTAGAGAATTATAGCGATTGGAATAATAATTGTACAGATACAGCGTGCACGTGTGCAGGGCAAAGTTCTAGTGATTCTGCTGGACTTGTCAGTGTGAGGGGAAGCTCAGATAGTGCAGCACATGATTCTTCTTGTTTCATACCTACTTCTGGCCCACTCAATAGTGATTCTCCAAAAAGAGGTGGAGAGGCTCATGGATCAGA TGGGGAACCATCTAACCATGCTTCACCTCAGAAGAAATCTGAAATTGAATTAGTTCACCAAGAGGACCATGAACCAGTATTACAGTCCAATAATCTTGGTGATGAGAAAGAAATAGTGGACAAATTGAGAATAGCTGATGTTCCTGAGACACCACTGTTAAATGGAACAACATCTAATGGAGGGGTGGCTGGTGAGAACAGAGTGTCTGAATGGCTCTGGACATTGCATCGAATAG tTGTTGATGTTGTAAGAACAGATAGTCATCTTGAATTCTATGAGGATAAAAGAAATTTAGCTAGGATGTCTGACATCCTTGCTGTCTATGCATGGGTTGATCCAGCCACTGGTTATTGTCAAG GTATGAGCGATCTGCTGTCTCCTTTTGTTGTTCTCTTTGAGGACAATGCTGATGCATTTTGGTGCTTTGAGATGCTTCTACGGAGAATG CGTGAAAATTTTCAGATGGAAGGACCAACTGGGGTCATGAAACAGTTGCAAGCATTGTGGCACATCTTGGAACTCACAGACAAAGAAATGTTTGCACACCTATCACGTATTGGTGCTGAAAGCCTCCATTTTGCATTCCGGATGCTGATGGTTCTCTTCCGCCGAGAGTTATCTTTTAGTGAGGCTCTGCGGATGTGGGAG ATGATGTGGGCTGCTGATTTTGATGAATCTGTTGTGTGTGATCTAGAGGAGAATTGTCTGGATGCACTGTTGCTAAATGTTCCAAGGGATTGTGAAGGAGATACAAGGGAAGAAAGCATTGAAAATAGTGATGGTAGTTCAAGGGATGGTTCACAATCAAAGCATGGAAATGTTGAGCACCTAACGTCTGACAACACTGGAATGAAATCCGCATCAGCTTATAACTTTTGTGGTTTCACAAAGAATTTTTGGTCAAGAAATGACCGCATGCAGATTACCAATGCAATCTCATCAACTAAGAACGGGGATGACGAATTACCTGTTTTCTGTGTCGCTGCTATTCTCATCATGAACCGGCAAAAGATAATCAAAGAAACTCGCTCGATTGATGATATGATAAAG ATTTTCAATGATAGGCTGCTGAAGATTCATGTTAAAAGATGCATACGCACAGCGACCAAACTTCggaagaaatatttttacaag CTGATCAAAAGCAAGAACCCTGTAGTCCAGAATGGTGAATAA
- the LOC7469577 gene encoding uncharacterized protein LOC7469577 isoform X2: MSGGEREEKQWKCGKAIAVANLQRVGTMVRDIGEPCLSQSPIKVGRMLKPEKWQSTFDSNGKVSCFRKALKLIVLGGVDPSIRPQVWEFLLGCYTLGTTAEYRRQLRTARRERYRDLIEQCQKMHSSIGTGALAFAVGSKVMDMRTPSKDDGRGEEATVKSRQTSVDVTNSLENYSDWNNNCTDTACTCAGQSSSDSAGLVSVRGSSDSAAHDSSCFIPTSGPLNSDSPKRGGEAHGSEYVVESYFDFPPLPVTNLFDKREDKKESGVLDDKPRTQRKLRFQDDRMHSFQINNNVDLIIESSGEPSNHASPQKKSEIELVHQEDHEPVLQSNNLGDEKEIVDKLRIADVPETPLLNGTTSNGGVAGENRVSEWLWTLHRIVVDVVRTDSHLEFYEDKRNLARMSDILAVYAWVDPATGYCQGMSDLLSPFVVLFEDNADAFWCFEMLLRRMRENFQMEGPTGVMKQLQALWHILELTDKEMFAHLSRIGAESLHFAFRMLMVLFRRELSFSEALRMWEMMWAADFDESVVCDLEENCLDALLLNVPRDCEGDTREESIENSDGSSRDGSQSKHGNVEHLTSDNTGMKSASAYNFCGFTKNFWSRNDRMQITNAISSTKNGDDELPVFCVAAILIMNRQKIIKETRSIDDMIKIFNDRLLKIHVKRCIRTATKLRKKYFYKLIKSKNPVVQNGE, translated from the exons atgtcCGGTggtgagagagaggagaagcaATGGAAATGTGGAAAAGCGATTGCGGTGGCGAATTTACAGAGAGTAGGAACAATGGTGAGGGATATAGGAGAGCCTTGTCTTTCACAATCACCTATAAAG GTAGGAAGAATGCTTAAGCCGGAGAAGTGGCAATCGACTTTTGATAGTAATGGAAAGGTTTCATGTTTTCGGAAAGCGCTGAAGTTGATTGTTTTAGGG GGTGTGGATCCATCTATTAGGCCACAAGTTTGGGAGTTTCTACTTGGCTGTTATACACTGGGAACCACTGCTGAGTACCGGAGGCAGCTGAGGACAGCACGAAG GGAACGCTACAGAGACCTCATCGAGCAATGCCAAAAAATGCATTCAAGTATAGGAACCGGTGCCCTTGCGTTTGCTGTGGGGTCCAAAGTTATGGATATGAGGACACCATCCAAGGATGATGGGAGAGGGGAAGAAGCTACTGTCAAAAGTAGACAAACCTCTGTAGATGTTACTAACAGCTTAGAGAATTATAGCGATTGGAATAATAATTGTACAGATACAGCGTGCACGTGTGCAGGGCAAAGTTCTAGTGATTCTGCTGGACTTGTCAGTGTGAGGGGAAGCTCAGATAGTGCAGCACATGATTCTTCTTGTTTCATACCTACTTCTGGCCCACTCAATAGTGATTCTCCAAAAAGAGGTGGAGAGGCTCATGGATCAGAGTATGTAGTGGagagttattttgattttcctcCTTTACCTGTCACGAATTTGTTTGACAAGAGAGAAGATAAGAAAGAAAGTGGTGTGCTTGATGACAAACCACGTACACAAAGAAAATTGAGATTTCAAGATGACAGGATGCAcagttttcaaattaataataatgtagatttaattattgaatcCAGTGGGGAACCATCTAACCATGCTTCACCTCAGAAGAAATCTGAAATTGAATTAGTTCACCAAGAGGACCATGAACCAGTATTACAGTCCAATAATCTTGGTGATGAGAAAGAAATAGTGGACAAATTGAGAATAGCTGATGTTCCTGAGACACCACTGTTAAATGGAACAACATCTAATGGAGGGGTGGCTGGTGAGAACAGAGTGTCTGAATGGCTCTGGACATTGCATCGAATAG tTGTTGATGTTGTAAGAACAGATAGTCATCTTGAATTCTATGAGGATAAAAGAAATTTAGCTAGGATGTCTGACATCCTTGCTGTCTATGCATGGGTTGATCCAGCCACTGGTTATTGTCAAG GTATGAGCGATCTGCTGTCTCCTTTTGTTGTTCTCTTTGAGGACAATGCTGATGCATTTTGGTGCTTTGAGATGCTTCTACGGAGAATG CGTGAAAATTTTCAGATGGAAGGACCAACTGGGGTCATGAAACAGTTGCAAGCATTGTGGCACATCTTGGAACTCACAGACAAAGAAATGTTTGCACACCTATCACGTATTGGTGCTGAAAGCCTCCATTTTGCATTCCGGATGCTGATGGTTCTCTTCCGCCGAGAGTTATCTTTTAGTGAGGCTCTGCGGATGTGGGAG ATGATGTGGGCTGCTGATTTTGATGAATCTGTTGTGTGTGATCTAGAGGAGAATTGTCTGGATGCACTGTTGCTAAATGTTCCAAGGGATTGTGAAGGAGATACAAGGGAAGAAAGCATTGAAAATAGTGATGGTAGTTCAAGGGATGGTTCACAATCAAAGCATGGAAATGTTGAGCACCTAACGTCTGACAACACTGGAATGAAATCCGCATCAGCTTATAACTTTTGTGGTTTCACAAAGAATTTTTGGTCAAGAAATGACCGCATGCAGATTACCAATGCAATCTCATCAACTAAGAACGGGGATGACGAATTACCTGTTTTCTGTGTCGCTGCTATTCTCATCATGAACCGGCAAAAGATAATCAAAGAAACTCGCTCGATTGATGATATGATAAAG ATTTTCAATGATAGGCTGCTGAAGATTCATGTTAAAAGATGCATACGCACAGCGACCAAACTTCggaagaaatatttttacaag CTGATCAAAAGCAAGAACCCTGTAGTCCAGAATGGTGAATAA
- the LOC7469577 gene encoding uncharacterized protein LOC7469577 isoform X4 → MLKPEKWQSTFDSNGKVSCFRKALKLIVLGGVDPSIRPQVWEFLLGCYTLGTTAEYRRQLRTARRERYRDLIEQCQKMHSSIGTGALAFAVGSKVMDMRTPSKDDGRGEEATVKSRQTSVDVTNSLENYSDWNNNCTDTACTCAGQSSSDSAGLVSVRGSSDSAAHDSSCFIPTSGPLNSDSPKRGGEAHGSEYVVESYFDFPPLPVTNLFDKREDKKESGVLDDKPRTQRKLRFQDDRMHSFQINNNVDLIIESSGEPSNHASPQKKSEIELVHQEDHEPVLQSNNLGDEKEIVDKLRIADVPETPLLNGTTSNGGVAGENRVSEWLWTLHRIVVDVVRTDSHLEFYEDKRNLARMSDILAVYAWVDPATGYCQGMSDLLSPFVVLFEDNADAFWCFEMLLRRMRENFQMEGPTGVMKQLQALWHILELTDKEMFAHLSRIGAESLHFAFRMLMVLFRRELSFSEALRMWEMMWAADFDESVVCDLEENCLDALLLNVPRDCEGDTREESIENSDGSSRDGSQSKHGNVEHLTSDNTGMKSASAYNFCGFTKNFWSRNDRMQITNAISSTKNGDDELPVFCVAAILIMNRQKIIKETRSIDDMIKIFNDRLLKIHVKRCIRTATKLRKKYFYKLIKSKNPVVQNGE, encoded by the exons ATGCTTAAGCCGGAGAAGTGGCAATCGACTTTTGATAGTAATGGAAAGGTTTCATGTTTTCGGAAAGCGCTGAAGTTGATTGTTTTAGGG GGTGTGGATCCATCTATTAGGCCACAAGTTTGGGAGTTTCTACTTGGCTGTTATACACTGGGAACCACTGCTGAGTACCGGAGGCAGCTGAGGACAGCACGAAG GGAACGCTACAGAGACCTCATCGAGCAATGCCAAAAAATGCATTCAAGTATAGGAACCGGTGCCCTTGCGTTTGCTGTGGGGTCCAAAGTTATGGATATGAGGACACCATCCAAGGATGATGGGAGAGGGGAAGAAGCTACTGTCAAAAGTAGACAAACCTCTGTAGATGTTACTAACAGCTTAGAGAATTATAGCGATTGGAATAATAATTGTACAGATACAGCGTGCACGTGTGCAGGGCAAAGTTCTAGTGATTCTGCTGGACTTGTCAGTGTGAGGGGAAGCTCAGATAGTGCAGCACATGATTCTTCTTGTTTCATACCTACTTCTGGCCCACTCAATAGTGATTCTCCAAAAAGAGGTGGAGAGGCTCATGGATCAGAGTATGTAGTGGagagttattttgattttcctcCTTTACCTGTCACGAATTTGTTTGACAAGAGAGAAGATAAGAAAGAAAGTGGTGTGCTTGATGACAAACCACGTACACAAAGAAAATTGAGATTTCAAGATGACAGGATGCAcagttttcaaattaataataatgtagatttaattattgaatcCAGTGGGGAACCATCTAACCATGCTTCACCTCAGAAGAAATCTGAAATTGAATTAGTTCACCAAGAGGACCATGAACCAGTATTACAGTCCAATAATCTTGGTGATGAGAAAGAAATAGTGGACAAATTGAGAATAGCTGATGTTCCTGAGACACCACTGTTAAATGGAACAACATCTAATGGAGGGGTGGCTGGTGAGAACAGAGTGTCTGAATGGCTCTGGACATTGCATCGAATAG tTGTTGATGTTGTAAGAACAGATAGTCATCTTGAATTCTATGAGGATAAAAGAAATTTAGCTAGGATGTCTGACATCCTTGCTGTCTATGCATGGGTTGATCCAGCCACTGGTTATTGTCAAG GTATGAGCGATCTGCTGTCTCCTTTTGTTGTTCTCTTTGAGGACAATGCTGATGCATTTTGGTGCTTTGAGATGCTTCTACGGAGAATG CGTGAAAATTTTCAGATGGAAGGACCAACTGGGGTCATGAAACAGTTGCAAGCATTGTGGCACATCTTGGAACTCACAGACAAAGAAATGTTTGCACACCTATCACGTATTGGTGCTGAAAGCCTCCATTTTGCATTCCGGATGCTGATGGTTCTCTTCCGCCGAGAGTTATCTTTTAGTGAGGCTCTGCGGATGTGGGAG ATGATGTGGGCTGCTGATTTTGATGAATCTGTTGTGTGTGATCTAGAGGAGAATTGTCTGGATGCACTGTTGCTAAATGTTCCAAGGGATTGTGAAGGAGATACAAGGGAAGAAAGCATTGAAAATAGTGATGGTAGTTCAAGGGATGGTTCACAATCAAAGCATGGAAATGTTGAGCACCTAACGTCTGACAACACTGGAATGAAATCCGCATCAGCTTATAACTTTTGTGGTTTCACAAAGAATTTTTGGTCAAGAAATGACCGCATGCAGATTACCAATGCAATCTCATCAACTAAGAACGGGGATGACGAATTACCTGTTTTCTGTGTCGCTGCTATTCTCATCATGAACCGGCAAAAGATAATCAAAGAAACTCGCTCGATTGATGATATGATAAAG ATTTTCAATGATAGGCTGCTGAAGATTCATGTTAAAAGATGCATACGCACAGCGACCAAACTTCggaagaaatatttttacaag CTGATCAAAAGCAAGAACCCTGTAGTCCAGAATGGTGAATAA
- the LOC7469577 gene encoding uncharacterized protein LOC7469577 isoform X1, translated as MSGGEREEKQWKCGKAIAVANLQRVGTMVRDIGEPCLSQSPIKVVILVGRMLKPEKWQSTFDSNGKVSCFRKALKLIVLGGVDPSIRPQVWEFLLGCYTLGTTAEYRRQLRTARRERYRDLIEQCQKMHSSIGTGALAFAVGSKVMDMRTPSKDDGRGEEATVKSRQTSVDVTNSLENYSDWNNNCTDTACTCAGQSSSDSAGLVSVRGSSDSAAHDSSCFIPTSGPLNSDSPKRGGEAHGSEYVVESYFDFPPLPVTNLFDKREDKKESGVLDDKPRTQRKLRFQDDRMHSFQINNNVDLIIESSGEPSNHASPQKKSEIELVHQEDHEPVLQSNNLGDEKEIVDKLRIADVPETPLLNGTTSNGGVAGENRVSEWLWTLHRIVVDVVRTDSHLEFYEDKRNLARMSDILAVYAWVDPATGYCQGMSDLLSPFVVLFEDNADAFWCFEMLLRRMRENFQMEGPTGVMKQLQALWHILELTDKEMFAHLSRIGAESLHFAFRMLMVLFRRELSFSEALRMWEMMWAADFDESVVCDLEENCLDALLLNVPRDCEGDTREESIENSDGSSRDGSQSKHGNVEHLTSDNTGMKSASAYNFCGFTKNFWSRNDRMQITNAISSTKNGDDELPVFCVAAILIMNRQKIIKETRSIDDMIKIFNDRLLKIHVKRCIRTATKLRKKYFYKLIKSKNPVVQNGE; from the exons atgtcCGGTggtgagagagaggagaagcaATGGAAATGTGGAAAAGCGATTGCGGTGGCGAATTTACAGAGAGTAGGAACAATGGTGAGGGATATAGGAGAGCCTTGTCTTTCACAATCACCTATAAAGGTTGTTATACTT GTAGGAAGAATGCTTAAGCCGGAGAAGTGGCAATCGACTTTTGATAGTAATGGAAAGGTTTCATGTTTTCGGAAAGCGCTGAAGTTGATTGTTTTAGGG GGTGTGGATCCATCTATTAGGCCACAAGTTTGGGAGTTTCTACTTGGCTGTTATACACTGGGAACCACTGCTGAGTACCGGAGGCAGCTGAGGACAGCACGAAG GGAACGCTACAGAGACCTCATCGAGCAATGCCAAAAAATGCATTCAAGTATAGGAACCGGTGCCCTTGCGTTTGCTGTGGGGTCCAAAGTTATGGATATGAGGACACCATCCAAGGATGATGGGAGAGGGGAAGAAGCTACTGTCAAAAGTAGACAAACCTCTGTAGATGTTACTAACAGCTTAGAGAATTATAGCGATTGGAATAATAATTGTACAGATACAGCGTGCACGTGTGCAGGGCAAAGTTCTAGTGATTCTGCTGGACTTGTCAGTGTGAGGGGAAGCTCAGATAGTGCAGCACATGATTCTTCTTGTTTCATACCTACTTCTGGCCCACTCAATAGTGATTCTCCAAAAAGAGGTGGAGAGGCTCATGGATCAGAGTATGTAGTGGagagttattttgattttcctcCTTTACCTGTCACGAATTTGTTTGACAAGAGAGAAGATAAGAAAGAAAGTGGTGTGCTTGATGACAAACCACGTACACAAAGAAAATTGAGATTTCAAGATGACAGGATGCAcagttttcaaattaataataatgtagatttaattattgaatcCAGTGGGGAACCATCTAACCATGCTTCACCTCAGAAGAAATCTGAAATTGAATTAGTTCACCAAGAGGACCATGAACCAGTATTACAGTCCAATAATCTTGGTGATGAGAAAGAAATAGTGGACAAATTGAGAATAGCTGATGTTCCTGAGACACCACTGTTAAATGGAACAACATCTAATGGAGGGGTGGCTGGTGAGAACAGAGTGTCTGAATGGCTCTGGACATTGCATCGAATAG tTGTTGATGTTGTAAGAACAGATAGTCATCTTGAATTCTATGAGGATAAAAGAAATTTAGCTAGGATGTCTGACATCCTTGCTGTCTATGCATGGGTTGATCCAGCCACTGGTTATTGTCAAG GTATGAGCGATCTGCTGTCTCCTTTTGTTGTTCTCTTTGAGGACAATGCTGATGCATTTTGGTGCTTTGAGATGCTTCTACGGAGAATG CGTGAAAATTTTCAGATGGAAGGACCAACTGGGGTCATGAAACAGTTGCAAGCATTGTGGCACATCTTGGAACTCACAGACAAAGAAATGTTTGCACACCTATCACGTATTGGTGCTGAAAGCCTCCATTTTGCATTCCGGATGCTGATGGTTCTCTTCCGCCGAGAGTTATCTTTTAGTGAGGCTCTGCGGATGTGGGAG ATGATGTGGGCTGCTGATTTTGATGAATCTGTTGTGTGTGATCTAGAGGAGAATTGTCTGGATGCACTGTTGCTAAATGTTCCAAGGGATTGTGAAGGAGATACAAGGGAAGAAAGCATTGAAAATAGTGATGGTAGTTCAAGGGATGGTTCACAATCAAAGCATGGAAATGTTGAGCACCTAACGTCTGACAACACTGGAATGAAATCCGCATCAGCTTATAACTTTTGTGGTTTCACAAAGAATTTTTGGTCAAGAAATGACCGCATGCAGATTACCAATGCAATCTCATCAACTAAGAACGGGGATGACGAATTACCTGTTTTCTGTGTCGCTGCTATTCTCATCATGAACCGGCAAAAGATAATCAAAGAAACTCGCTCGATTGATGATATGATAAAG ATTTTCAATGATAGGCTGCTGAAGATTCATGTTAAAAGATGCATACGCACAGCGACCAAACTTCggaagaaatatttttacaag CTGATCAAAAGCAAGAACCCTGTAGTCCAGAATGGTGAATAA
- the LOC7469577 gene encoding uncharacterized protein LOC7469577 isoform X3, with protein MEMWKSDCGGEFTESRNNGEGYRRALSFTITYKGRMLKPEKWQSTFDSNGKVSCFRKALKLIVLGGVDPSIRPQVWEFLLGCYTLGTTAEYRRQLRTARRERYRDLIEQCQKMHSSIGTGALAFAVGSKVMDMRTPSKDDGRGEEATVKSRQTSVDVTNSLENYSDWNNNCTDTACTCAGQSSSDSAGLVSVRGSSDSAAHDSSCFIPTSGPLNSDSPKRGGEAHGSEYVVESYFDFPPLPVTNLFDKREDKKESGVLDDKPRTQRKLRFQDDRMHSFQINNNVDLIIESSGEPSNHASPQKKSEIELVHQEDHEPVLQSNNLGDEKEIVDKLRIADVPETPLLNGTTSNGGVAGENRVSEWLWTLHRIVVDVVRTDSHLEFYEDKRNLARMSDILAVYAWVDPATGYCQGMSDLLSPFVVLFEDNADAFWCFEMLLRRMRENFQMEGPTGVMKQLQALWHILELTDKEMFAHLSRIGAESLHFAFRMLMVLFRRELSFSEALRMWEMMWAADFDESVVCDLEENCLDALLLNVPRDCEGDTREESIENSDGSSRDGSQSKHGNVEHLTSDNTGMKSASAYNFCGFTKNFWSRNDRMQITNAISSTKNGDDELPVFCVAAILIMNRQKIIKETRSIDDMIKIFNDRLLKIHVKRCIRTATKLRKKYFYKLIKSKNPVVQNGE; from the exons ATGGAAATGTGGAAAAGCGATTGCGGTGGCGAATTTACAGAGAGTAGGAACAATGGTGAGGGATATAGGAGAGCCTTGTCTTTCACAATCACCTATAAAG GAAGAATGCTTAAGCCGGAGAAGTGGCAATCGACTTTTGATAGTAATGGAAAGGTTTCATGTTTTCGGAAAGCGCTGAAGTTGATTGTTTTAGGG GGTGTGGATCCATCTATTAGGCCACAAGTTTGGGAGTTTCTACTTGGCTGTTATACACTGGGAACCACTGCTGAGTACCGGAGGCAGCTGAGGACAGCACGAAG GGAACGCTACAGAGACCTCATCGAGCAATGCCAAAAAATGCATTCAAGTATAGGAACCGGTGCCCTTGCGTTTGCTGTGGGGTCCAAAGTTATGGATATGAGGACACCATCCAAGGATGATGGGAGAGGGGAAGAAGCTACTGTCAAAAGTAGACAAACCTCTGTAGATGTTACTAACAGCTTAGAGAATTATAGCGATTGGAATAATAATTGTACAGATACAGCGTGCACGTGTGCAGGGCAAAGTTCTAGTGATTCTGCTGGACTTGTCAGTGTGAGGGGAAGCTCAGATAGTGCAGCACATGATTCTTCTTGTTTCATACCTACTTCTGGCCCACTCAATAGTGATTCTCCAAAAAGAGGTGGAGAGGCTCATGGATCAGAGTATGTAGTGGagagttattttgattttcctcCTTTACCTGTCACGAATTTGTTTGACAAGAGAGAAGATAAGAAAGAAAGTGGTGTGCTTGATGACAAACCACGTACACAAAGAAAATTGAGATTTCAAGATGACAGGATGCAcagttttcaaattaataataatgtagatttaattattgaatcCAGTGGGGAACCATCTAACCATGCTTCACCTCAGAAGAAATCTGAAATTGAATTAGTTCACCAAGAGGACCATGAACCAGTATTACAGTCCAATAATCTTGGTGATGAGAAAGAAATAGTGGACAAATTGAGAATAGCTGATGTTCCTGAGACACCACTGTTAAATGGAACAACATCTAATGGAGGGGTGGCTGGTGAGAACAGAGTGTCTGAATGGCTCTGGACATTGCATCGAATAG tTGTTGATGTTGTAAGAACAGATAGTCATCTTGAATTCTATGAGGATAAAAGAAATTTAGCTAGGATGTCTGACATCCTTGCTGTCTATGCATGGGTTGATCCAGCCACTGGTTATTGTCAAG GTATGAGCGATCTGCTGTCTCCTTTTGTTGTTCTCTTTGAGGACAATGCTGATGCATTTTGGTGCTTTGAGATGCTTCTACGGAGAATG CGTGAAAATTTTCAGATGGAAGGACCAACTGGGGTCATGAAACAGTTGCAAGCATTGTGGCACATCTTGGAACTCACAGACAAAGAAATGTTTGCACACCTATCACGTATTGGTGCTGAAAGCCTCCATTTTGCATTCCGGATGCTGATGGTTCTCTTCCGCCGAGAGTTATCTTTTAGTGAGGCTCTGCGGATGTGGGAG ATGATGTGGGCTGCTGATTTTGATGAATCTGTTGTGTGTGATCTAGAGGAGAATTGTCTGGATGCACTGTTGCTAAATGTTCCAAGGGATTGTGAAGGAGATACAAGGGAAGAAAGCATTGAAAATAGTGATGGTAGTTCAAGGGATGGTTCACAATCAAAGCATGGAAATGTTGAGCACCTAACGTCTGACAACACTGGAATGAAATCCGCATCAGCTTATAACTTTTGTGGTTTCACAAAGAATTTTTGGTCAAGAAATGACCGCATGCAGATTACCAATGCAATCTCATCAACTAAGAACGGGGATGACGAATTACCTGTTTTCTGTGTCGCTGCTATTCTCATCATGAACCGGCAAAAGATAATCAAAGAAACTCGCTCGATTGATGATATGATAAAG ATTTTCAATGATAGGCTGCTGAAGATTCATGTTAAAAGATGCATACGCACAGCGACCAAACTTCggaagaaatatttttacaag CTGATCAAAAGCAAGAACCCTGTAGTCCAGAATGGTGAATAA